Proteins encoded in a region of the Deefgea piscis genome:
- a CDS encoding transglutaminase-like cysteine peptidase: protein MFNLQRPDYGWICSLLLLTMLWAFPVFSAWDFDRLLKLAQQRYAANTVKTVAEMQQLLLSSKTLPEADKLKRINEYINRRFQFVEDQILWNQADYWATPLEMIGKSAGDCEDFAIIKYMALKDTGVSTDKLRLSYVKAKIGGTNSTISQAHMVLTYYSEPDAEPLVLDNLISEIRPASRRPDLTPVFSFNHEGVFAGSGKQPSASIDRLSRWKDVLLRMQADGIDNKE from the coding sequence CAATTTGCAGCGTCCTGATTACGGATGGATTTGCAGCTTACTGTTGCTCACCATGCTTTGGGCATTTCCCGTTTTTTCAGCTTGGGATTTTGATCGTTTGCTTAAGTTAGCGCAACAACGTTATGCCGCCAACACGGTTAAAACTGTGGCAGAAATGCAGCAACTTTTGCTCAGTAGCAAAACATTACCCGAGGCCGATAAACTTAAACGAATTAATGAGTATATCAATCGTAGATTTCAGTTTGTTGAAGACCAAATATTGTGGAATCAAGCCGATTACTGGGCGACGCCACTCGAAATGATCGGTAAATCAGCTGGGGATTGTGAAGACTTTGCAATTATTAAATATATGGCATTAAAAGATACTGGGGTTTCTACTGATAAGTTAAGGTTAAGCTATGTAAAAGCCAAAATAGGAGGCACTAATAGTACAATTAGTCAGGCGCATATGGTCTTGACTTATTATAGCGAACCAGATGCTGAGCCATTGGTTTTAGATAATTTAATTAGTGAAATTCGCCCAGCAAGTCGCCGCCCAGATTTAACTCCCGTATTTAGTTTTAATCATGAAGGTGTGTTTGCTGGTAGTGGCAAGCAACCGTCGGCGTCGATTGATCGTTTATCACGTTGGAAAGATGTTTTATTGCGTATGCAAGCCGATGGTATTGACAATAAGGAATGA
- a CDS encoding bifunctional diguanylate cyclase/phosphodiesterase codes for MSTLSARDYLQQQLFTQSSDNASSLALSLSQQAEDPAMIELMTSALFDSGHFELIRFRDPHKKIIIELKNKELPSNVPAWFMQLFPIDVASGQALVNKGWQQAGAVEVRAHSKFAYESLWSGVVKLFFWIMGGGVLVAVLVWALFNRVRQPIQQMIAQAEAISERRFITIAEPPYIELRRVVAAMNSMVVRIKQMFDEQSERIDQLHQDVNRDQVTGLVNRAFFMGRLSGLLNDEDRSGHGFLLMLRLKDLAEINQNLGRQATDQLLSQIATCLAHWDDQGEEWVAARLNGCDFALTMPALEHPTEFVAQLLASLAALSSMEDFIHIGYSEFNQGESIGALLARTDAALAQAENQGVISAVAAEVNVALVNHPNTYWRTCLQQAVQLQQFVAAQYPVLDWQGRVIHQELMLRLPEAGSDRLLSAGVFMPFAKRFGLTAELDLAAIRLAVKELQQHSANYAVNLDIESLSHLPFRAELVKILQGLSSEIRARLWFDINGNSFTQEFETLATFAAEMNQFNVKVGIEHFGRAVSSMLRLYDLPLAYLKIDGSYILDIDQHTGNQRLLKEIVRMADSLGILTIAEQVRTEAEWQKLQELGLGGVTGLITKDKIK; via the coding sequence GTGAGCACATTGAGCGCACGAGATTATTTGCAGCAACAATTATTTACACAAAGTAGTGATAATGCATCGTCTTTGGCCTTGTCTTTGTCTCAGCAGGCCGAAGATCCGGCAATGATTGAGTTAATGACATCGGCTTTGTTTGATTCTGGGCATTTTGAGCTGATTCGATTTCGTGATCCACATAAAAAAATAATCATTGAGCTCAAAAATAAAGAGCTGCCTAGCAATGTGCCAGCTTGGTTTATGCAATTATTTCCGATTGATGTGGCATCGGGGCAAGCTTTGGTGAATAAGGGTTGGCAGCAGGCAGGTGCTGTAGAGGTCCGTGCGCATAGCAAATTTGCCTACGAGTCGCTATGGAGTGGCGTCGTTAAATTATTCTTTTGGATTATGGGTGGTGGGGTCTTAGTGGCCGTATTGGTTTGGGCGCTATTTAATCGCGTGCGCCAGCCGATTCAACAGATGATTGCACAGGCAGAGGCGATTAGCGAACGCCGCTTTATTACCATTGCCGAGCCGCCATATATTGAATTACGCCGCGTCGTTGCCGCAATGAATAGTATGGTGGTGCGAATCAAGCAAATGTTTGATGAGCAATCTGAGCGTATTGATCAGCTGCACCAAGATGTGAATCGCGACCAAGTGACTGGCTTAGTCAATCGGGCTTTTTTTATGGGGCGCTTGTCGGGTTTACTCAACGATGAAGATCGCAGTGGCCATGGTTTTTTACTCATGCTGCGGTTAAAAGATTTAGCCGAGATTAATCAAAATCTAGGGCGGCAAGCAACGGACCAATTGCTGAGCCAGATTGCAACGTGCTTGGCTCACTGGGATGATCAAGGTGAGGAGTGGGTCGCGGCTCGGCTAAATGGTTGCGATTTTGCTTTAACGATGCCCGCACTAGAGCATCCAACAGAATTTGTTGCTCAATTGCTCGCGTCCTTGGCAGCATTAAGCAGTATGGAGGACTTCATCCATATCGGTTATAGCGAGTTCAATCAAGGTGAATCAATTGGTGCTTTGCTGGCCAGAACCGATGCGGCATTGGCGCAAGCCGAGAATCAAGGCGTCATCAGTGCTGTGGCCGCCGAGGTGAATGTGGCGCTGGTGAATCATCCAAATACCTATTGGCGTACTTGCTTGCAGCAAGCAGTTCAATTGCAACAGTTTGTGGCTGCGCAATATCCAGTACTCGATTGGCAAGGGCGGGTGATTCATCAAGAGTTAATGCTGCGCCTACCTGAGGCCGGCAGCGATCGCTTATTGAGCGCCGGGGTCTTTATGCCTTTTGCCAAGCGTTTTGGTTTAACGGCTGAGCTGGATTTAGCGGCAATTCGCTTAGCAGTGAAAGAATTGCAGCAGCACTCGGCCAATTATGCAGTGAATTTAGATATTGAATCATTGAGTCATTTGCCATTTCGCGCTGAGCTAGTAAAAATCTTGCAAGGCTTAAGTTCTGAGATTCGCGCTCGCCTGTGGTTTGATATTAATGGCAATAGTTTTACGCAAGAGTTTGAAACGTTGGCCACCTTTGCGGCGGAAATGAATCAATTTAATGTCAAAGTGGGGATTGAACATTTTGGTCGCGCGGTAAGCAGTATGCTGCGCTTATATGATTTACCGTTGGCGTATTTAAAAATTGATGGCAGTTATATCCTCGATATTGATCAACATACTGGCAATCAACGCTTATTGAAAGAAATTGTCCGTATGGCCGATAGCCTTGGCATATTAACGATTGCCGAGCAAGTTCGCACCGAAGCTGAATGGCAGAAATTACAAGAGCTGGGGCTAGGTGGTGTAACGGGCTTGATTACCAAAGATAAAATCAAATAG